The stretch of DNA CATTTTTTGTCGGGCATCACTTGTCCGTTGTTGTTTATACAAGGAGAAGCAGATGAATATGGTACACTGGAACAGGTGGAAAAAACGGTTAGCCAGGTAAGAGGCAACACAAAAGTATTTGTTACCAAATGTAGGACATACTCCGCATAAAGAAGAGCAGCAGAAAATTTTAGATAAATCAGCCGCGTTTATTCATCAGTTGGTTTGAGATAAGAATAGAGTTTTAAACAATAAATGCTATAATGGTAGTAGGTTAACATGACAGACAAAGAACTTATTGAAAAGCTAGGCTCATTAATGGGACGTACCATAACTGAAATAAAATATACTCCAACCAAATTTCATTACTCGACAATTCATGGTAATTGGACAGATAGTAATCCTGATTTGTTTGTCCTTCATTCTCCAGAATGGCAAATTAAGCTCTCAGATGGACAATCATTGTTTTTTAGAGCTCAGCGACTAAATGAAGAAAGATTTATATCAAAAGTTCTAATAAATGATTCCTCCATATATCTAGATGGGGGATTATTAACTATTCCAAGGTCATTCAATTGGATGGATGTTTTTGATAAGCCTATTACAAAGTTTAGACTTTGGCAGCGGATAATTAGTTCAACAAAGTTTTTGGGGCATGAGTATAATGTTAAGCATCAGGTTCATTATCAAATCATTGAAATTTTATGTGCTGATAAGACTTTATCTTTAACAACTTTGAATGGAGATATCGGAGAAGGTGTTTTCTATCCTACAGGGTATTTTGACGATAATCTTGGACTTTTTATTAATAAAATGGTCTGTAGTTCACATACTATTAATAACCTGACGATGAGAATGGCAATGACTTATAAATCAAGGTAAACAGTCAGAAATCATTTAATGTGTTTAATAATGGAAAAATAGAAGAAATTCTTTTAAAATATAACTGTCCAAGGCGTATTAATCATTCTTCAACAACAATTGAACAGATTGAGAATCTTGTCAAATTTAAAATCCCTTTAGATTATAAAGTTTATCTCCAGAATTACTTAGGATTTGAAGAATTTATTGGGTCGAAATTTATGCACTTATGGGATTTGGATGAAATTATAGAATTCAACAATTATGGTATTGTGGAAAAACTGCCTAATACATTAGGCATTGGAAGCAATGCAAGCAGTGAATTTATCGCACTTGAACTTACCGAGGATGGTAATTGTCGGGTTGTTATCTCTCCGTTTATAGGTCTGGATAAGCAAGATCACATTGAAATTGGTACATCCTTTACAGACTTTTTAGTTCGATTAGATAACGGACAGGAGTGGTTTTAGGATTAATAAAAGGATATGAAAGAAGAATCGCTAACATCAATAAAATAAGACCTGCCATAATGCAGGTCTTTTTCGTTTCAGATTGTAATGCCTGTTTAATTGGCAATTACAGATTTGATATCTTCTTTAACACTCATATCAAGAGCATTCTCGACCTTATCTTTTAATAGGGCAAATTCAAGTACCTCACGCATTTCTGTAACGTAGTGGAACTTCATGTCCTTAATGTAATCCTGATTGATTTCTTCTACGTCTTTACGGTTCTGTTTACACATGATCACTTCTTTAATTCCGGCTCGTTTAGCTGCAAGAATTTTTTCTTTGATACCACCTACAGGAAGAACTTTTCCGCGTAAGGTAATTTCACCGGTCATGGCCAGTTGCGAACGTACTTTTCGCTGAGTAAATGCAGACGCCAGCGAAGTTAACATCGTAATACCAGCTGAAGGACCGTCTTTAGGAACAGCTCCGGCAGGTACGTGTACGTGAACATCCCACTGGTCAAATAAACGGGTGTCGATGCCAAATTTTTTGCCGTGCGAACGTAAATAAGCGAGTGCAATAACAGCAGATTCCTTCATTACATCACCCAGACTTCCGGTTAATGTTAATTTACCTTTACCGGGACTGATACTGGTTTCAATAAATAAGATGTCGCCACCAACTTGTGTCCATGCTAAGCCGGTAACAACTCCGGCAACACTATTATCTTCGTATTCATCTTTATCAAAAATAGATGGACCTAAAATACGTTCAACATCTTTATCTGTAAGCGTTGTGTCGTATTCTTCTTCTAATGCAACACTTTTAGCAACTCCACGAACAAGAGTAGCTATCTTCTTTTCTAGTGTACGAACTCCTGATTCACGAGTATAATTCTCAATTATCGTTTCAATAACTGAGGATTTTATATTGGCATGCTTGGATTTAAGTCCGTGTGCTTCCAGTTGTTTAGGAATTAAATACTTTTTAGCGATCTGGATCTTTTCTTCAACTGTATAACCGTTTACCTCTATGATCTCCATCCGGTCGCGTAGGGCGGGGTGGATAGAACCCAGTGAGTTTGCTGTAGCAATAAACATTACATTAGACAGATCGAAATCTAACTCTACGTAATGATCTGAAAATGCATTGTTTTGTTCAGGGTCTAACACTTCCAATAATGCGGAAGAAGGGTCGCCACGGAAATCATTACCCACTTTATCAATCTCATCCAATACAAAAACCGGGTTAGCAGATTTTGCTTTTTTCAATGACTGAATAACACGGCCCGGCATTGCACCAATGTAAGTTTTACGATGACCGCGAATTTCAGCTTCGTCCCTAACACCTCCTAATGCCATACGAACGTATTTACGTCCAACTGCTTTGGCTATCGATTTACCTAATGAGGTTTTACCAACTCCCGGAGGGCCTACTAAACAAAGAATAGGGGCTTTCATGTCGTGTTTTAATTTTAACACGGCGATATATTCAAGGATACGATCTTTTACCTTTTCAAGTCCGAAATGATCTTTATCCAATATTTTTTTAGCACGTTTCAGATCGAAATTATCCTTGGTGTATTCATCCCAAGGTAAATCGATTAATAATTCAAGATAATTAGTAATTACAGAGTACTCTGCTGCAGCAGGGTTCATGCGAGCCAGTTTCTCCAATTCTTTGTTGAAGTGCTCCTTAACCTCTGCACTCCATTTTTTCTTGCTACCACGCTCACGTAAATTCTGAACCTCAAGGTCAGGGGTGTTGCCTCCAAGTTCTTCCTGAATTGTTTTTAATTGTTGATGCAAGAAATATTCACGTTGTTGCTTATCAAGGTCAACCCGAACTTTACTTTGGATCTGGTTTTTCAACTCGAGCATTTGCAACTCTTTGGTCAGATGCTCAAGTACCATTTCCGCGCGTTTCTTTAAATTGGTTTCTTCCAGCAACGCTTGTTTCTCACCAACTTCAGCGTTCATATTTGAACAAATGAAATTGACTAAGAATGAAGGGCTTTCGATGTTTTTAATTGCAAAAGCAGCTTCGGACGGAATATTAGGAGAGTTTTGTATAATTTGTTGAGAAAGTTCCTTTAATGAACTTATCAATGCTTTAAACTCTTTATCATTTGAAGGTTTTGGTTCTTCAAATAGATTGATGTGAGCCTGAAAATAGGGCTCTGACTGCACCATTTCGCCAATTGTAAAACGACGCTTACCCTGAATAATTACCGTGGTGTTTCCATCAGGCATTTGGAGGGTTTTGATGATATAGGCAACAGTTCCTATTGCATTAAGATCTTCAGCTGTTGGGTCTTCAATCGCAACATTCTTTTGAGATACAACTCCAATGATCTTACTAGATTTATAGGCTTCTTTTATAAGTTTTATTGATTTATCCCTTCCAACCGTGATCGGAATCACTACACCTGGAAATAAAACAGTGTTTCGCAATGGTAAAATAGGAAGCACATCCGGCAATTCCTCACGGTTCATTTCCTCCTCGTCTTCGGGAGTCATCAAAGGGAAAAACTCGGTTTCTTCTGATATCATAGAATCAAATCTTCTGTTTATTTCAAATGGATCAAATATGCTCATCTAGTTCCTTTCGTGGCTTTATTCTTTACCTCACATAACAATAAATAAAAGCCATTGTGTCAGTTAATGTATAATTATATAAGTTAAGCACAAATTTCAAGACTTGTGCCATTGTAAAAATAGCGGTTTTAAATGCAGAATAACTGAAAAAAAGGCAGGTTAACGTACCCGTTTTGTCAATGATATTAGATACTTATTTTCTTCTTTACTTCACCCTCTTTAAACACCAGGGTTTTATGAGCTTTACCATTAATTAAGTTAACAATATTAGTTTGGCCTTCAAAGTCATTTATCAAAACGGCCTGTTGTAACTCAGAATTATTTAATCCTTCAGGAAGTGGAATTTCCAGGTATATGCTCATCGTATCGCCTTTTATTTCTTTGCCTATAAACTGAAACGCTTTCAGTTGAGATCTACTGTTCTTTAGCTGAAAAACTTGTTGTAGGTAATTTTTAAGAAAGGTGTCGAACTCAGCATCATGGATATGAATTTGTTTTTTGTATTTCTTGGAAAGAGTAACCTCCAGATCATCCCAAAATACATTCATGATTATCTCAACCGATTTTGTCTTGTTATTATACTCCATCTGTGTCATAGAGGTATAAAACTTGTGCGAACTAGCCGGTTGAATAAAAAGTAAGATCAACAACAAGGAAAGCAACCATCTCTTCATAAAAGCAAATCTATTGATATTTATTAGAAACAGCGTATTTGAAGCTTTAATATATAACTCCAGTTATTAGTCCATTATAAATGAAAACCTGATGTAAACAAAAAGGCTGCCTTTTATGACAGCCTTTCATTATTGAATGATGTTAAATTACTTGTTATTCTGAGAAGGGGCAGTTGTTGATGCTGAACGTGACCCTCTTTCAGTTTGCATCAGATTTGGCTGCTTAGTACGCTGCTGCTGTTTAAATAACTGGAACTGCGAAGCTACTGCCTGTTCTGGATAATAATTGTTGGCCTGATTGATATCGGCAGTTTCCTGGAAAGGATCAAGTACAAATTGTTTTACCGGTTTATTGGTAATAAACATTTTCGATACTTTCTCATTGTTTTTTCTCCATATCTCAGCCGGAATACGAACTACTTCGTTAGTGCCATCTTCGTATTGCATTTGAAGAATTACCGGCATTACCAAGCCACCTACATTTTCAAAATCTATCAGGTAAACATTCGTCGATGATGAGAGTAGTTTTTTCTCACCGTCAGACAAATTGTTTGAAATAGACTGGTACTTTTTACGATCATTTTCCGTAACATCTAAGGCGTTGTATTTATTGTAAAAGTCTTGTAATTCAGGGAATCTATCAACACGATATTGCTTGATGTTTGCCTGATTACGTTGGTCTGAAACAGTTTTAGGCGATTCCTGTTGCTTTTTACGCTGTGCTGTTTTCTCCACATCAGGATTTTGTGAATCAATTTTATACCAACTTACATTTTTAATCGCTATGTCAACCGGATCTGTTCCATAAAACCATCCTCTCCAAAACCAATCCAGGTCAACGCTTGATGCATCTTCCATCGTTCTGAAGAAATCTGCAGGTTGTGGGTGTTTAAATTTCCAGCGTTTAGCGTATTCTTTGAATGAATAATCAAATAATTCACGACCCATAACCGTTTCTCTCAGGATATTCAATGCTGTTGCAGGCTTACCATAAGCATTGTTACCAAACTGTATAATTGATTCGGAGTTCGACATAATCGGTTCGATTGTCGATTTGTCACTCGACATGTACTGAACGATGTTTTTAGGCTCTCCGCGTCTTGAAGGATAATTTTGTTCCCATTCTTGTTCACTCAAATACTGCAGGAACGTATTTAATCCTTCATCCATCCAACTCCATTGACGTTCGTCGGAGTTTACAATCATAGGGAAGAAATTATGTCCAACTTCGTGAATAACTACTGAAATTAAGCCATATTTCGTATCAGCGGAGTAGGTACCATCTTTTTCGGGACGAGGGCCGTTGAAACAGATCATCGGATATTCCATTCCACCAACAGGACCGTTTACTGAAATTGCATAAGGGTATGGATAATCGAATGTATAGCGAGAATAAACCTCTAGTGTATGAGCAATAGCCTGAGTTGAATAGCGTTCCCATAATGGATTGCCTTCTTTAGGATAGGCCGACATTGCCATTACTGTTTTGCCGTTCACATTTACTCCCATTGCATCCCAGATGAATTTGCGGGAAGACGCCCATGCAAAGTCACGCACATTGTCGCCTTGGAACACCCAGGTTTTTTTCTCTTTTGCGTGTGATTTTTCTTTAGCAGTAGCTTCATCCTGAGAAACAATAATAACCGGTTTCTTTGATGATGATTTAGCTTGTTCTAAAAGGTCAATTTGTTTTTTCGTTAATACTTGAGCTGGGTTTTGCAAAGTTCCTGTAGCCACAATAATATGATCAGCAGGAACAGTAATACTTACTTTATAATCACCAAATTCCAGGGCAAATTCACCGGTGCCTAAGAATTGTTTGTTTTGCCAACCATTTACATCATCGTACACGCATAAACGAGGGAACCATTGCGCCATTTCATAAATGTAGTTTCCATCTTCAGCAAAATACTCCATTGCACCACGTCCGCCAGCTTTTCTTGAATCATTGATGTAGTTAAACCAATCAACAGAAAAGCTGAATGATGCACCTGGTTTTAGTTGTTGCGGCAAATCCACCCGCATCATTGTTTTATTAATCGTAAAAGGGAGTGCTTTTCCACCTGTATCTTTTACACTTTTTATCTGATAACCCAGTTTCGACTTGTTATTGATCATTTTATCCAATGCATCAAAACTCATGTTCTCTACCTTACCATTTGTTTGCGTAAGATGAGCATCCGAATTTTCCGCATAAATATTTTGGTCAAGTTGTAACCAAACATAGGTTAAAGCGTCAGGGGAGTTGTTGTGGTACGTAATTGTTTCAGTGCCAGTAATGCTTTGATTTTCATCGTTAAGTTCAACCTTGATAACATAATCTACTTTTTGTTGCCAGTAGGAATGCCCAGGTGCACCAGACCCATTTCGGTACTCATTAGGAGTGGGCCATAGTTCTTGTAACTGATGAAATTTGTTGTTGTTATAAATACCACCTTGCGCAAAAACGCTATGGCTTGCACAAAGTACAAGGAAGGAAAGTAAAATTTTCTTCATCTAATTAGTGTGATCGATCGGAAGCTAAAGTAATTGGCTGGAATGGCAATATAAATACTTGATATGTAACATTTATAGTGATATATATTTTGCTAAAATGATTTATAGCCGAATTATGGAAGGGTTGGGGGCGAATTGCGGGTTACGGGTTGCGAGTTATGGGTTGTGAGTTGCGAATTATGGGTTACGTGTTACGGGTTTCGAATTCCTTATTTGATGGATGAATTATTATTTTAATTATTTCTATAATTATTTCAAGTTGTTATTATTTGCATACTCCGTCGGGATACGGGATAAAAGATGGGTAGCAAATGAGATTATAATAAGTGTTTGTGCGCCGTAGGAACAAAATTTCAGTAACCGTTTAGCCCTTAACAGGGCTATAGGAATGATGGAACAAGTTAATGTTACCGATGTATTGTCCCGGTGGACATTTTATTGAACCTGCAATTTGTCAATTATTCAACGATAATTCTTCATTATGCAAAGAACTCGTAACCCGTAATTCGCAACTCACAACCCGTAACCCGAAACCCGCAATTCGAAACCCGTAATATTTAAAAAGGAAACCGTTGCCACATCCAGATCGCTGATTGAATAAGGACTGGAACTGAAATCGAATAGGTGATGACTTTGGAACTTAACTTAAGATGGTTTTTGAGGATATAAATAATTACCATAATAGCTGAGATAATGATAATTTGTCCTAACTCCAGGCCTATGTTAAATGGTAACAATGTAGTAAATGCGTTAAATTTCATACCCAGAAACAGTTCCTTCAATAAACGGGAGAATCCCATTCCATGAACTAATCCAAAGAATCCTGAAAATAAAACTCGATAGTTGTGCAATTTGGGGATAAACAGGTTTTCGATACAGGTAAATAAAATGGTGAATGCAATCAGAAACTCAATAAATTCTCCATTTACTGCAATAATATCAAGTGCACATAATGCAAGGGTAATAGAATGGGCAATTGTAAAGGAAGTTACAATCCAAAAAATGCGTTTCCAGTCTTTAAAGTTATAAATGGCACAGATAGCAAATAGAAAAAGTATGTGATCATAGCCATGTAAATCAAGAATATGAAAGAAGCCTTGGTTTAGGAAAATATAAAATTGGTCCATCCGGCAAAAATAAATTATTGGGCCAGATTACAAGTCAGAGTAATTACGGTCAGACCAATTTTATAATTCTACCACAGATTGTTTTTATCAAAGCATATAATTAGATGCCGTTTTGCGAAACGACGCAACCTGCAGATCAATCCATTCGTTGTTTTTACTCATTTCATTTGCCATAAGATCAGCAACAGTAGCAGCACTTTCAACAGTGGCTTTGGCATCAAGCAGTAAAGCTCTGGTACGGCGCGCTAATACATCTTCAAGGGTGATGGCCATCTCATTTCTAATAGACCAGATAACCTCTGCTTTTACATAGGGCAAATCAACATGAATGCGCTCTCCTAACTCCGGATTATCTTTTATTAACAATTTGATGCCATCTGCATCACTACCATAGCAATCCAGCGGATCGGTAATGTCTGTATTTTGTTTCCAGCCGTGAATTTTCAATGAAGTTGTAATGGAGTTACGGTCCTCTAAACCACAAAACTCACATGCCTTATCAATTACATCTTGTCCCATCCGGCGATAAGTAGTCCATTTGCCTCCAGTAATAGTTAATAATCCTGATTGAGACACCAAAATAGTATGGTCCCTTGAAAGCGCTGCTGTATTATTGCCATTGCTGTTTTTAACTAACGGACGTAATCCTGCAAACACGCTTTTTACATCTTCAATTTTAGGATCTTCATTGAGGTAGCGTGATGCATGTTTTAAGATAAATTCAATTTCCTCTGGCAGGGCTTTGGGCTCCAACTCAGGGTTTTCAACAGGTGTGTCAGTAGTGCCAACAACCACTTTATTGTGCCATGGAATAGCAAACATTACCCTTCCATCGTCTGTATTTGGAACCATGATGGCGCTTTTTCCAGGTAAGAATTTCTTGTCGAAGACTAAGTGAATTCCCTGGCTTGGCGCTACAATCTTTGAAGAATCAGGCTCGTCTACTTGCATTAGATGGTCTACAAATACACCCGTTGCATTGATCACTACCTTCGCTTTAATTTCATACTCCTGATGATCAAACTGATCTGTTGCGAGAACTCCTGCAATCAGGTTATCTTCCTTAATAAATCCTGAAACTTTAAAATAATTAAGAACTGTAGCCTGATGATCAGCTGCTGTTTGTGCCAGATTAATAGCTAGTCGAGAGTCATCAAATTGTCCGTCATGATAAATTACCCCACCCTTTAACCCCTCCTGTTCAAGCGTAGGTATATGTTTCAATGTTTCCGTAACCGAAAGGAATTCCGATGGGCCTAAACCGAGTTTTCCAGCTAAAAGATCATATATTTTTAAGCCAATACCATAAAAGGGGCCCGACCACCAACTGTAGTTAGGAACAATGAATGAAAGGTTATGCACCAGATGAGGAGCATTTTGTATCAATAACCCGCGTTCTTTTAAGGCTTCCAGTACCAAACTGACATTTCCTTGTTGTAAATAACGAACACCACCATGAATTAGCTTTGTTGAACGACTGGATGTACCCTTGGCAAAATCTTCTTGTTCTAACAATAGCGTTTTATATCCGCGAGTTGTAGCTTCAACAGCGGCACCCAGACCGGTTGCACCACCACCAACAATAATAACATCCCATGTTTGTCCTTTCATGGAATTGAGTTCGGCAAGCATTTCAGTTCTTTTCATATTATTGATTGATTACACCGATTTGATACCCATTTATTTTATTCAGTCCAGGCTAAGGCTGATTTTATGGCTTGTTCCCATCCTTTTGTTAAATAGTTTACTTCACTCACCTCCATTGTGGGATCAAAACGACGATCTTCTTGCCATAAATCTTTGATCTCATCTATGGAACTCCAATATCCTGTGGCTAATCCTGCGAGGTAAGCAGCTCCTAATGCGGTGGTTTCTGTAATTTTTGGTCTGATTACCGGAATATGTAATATATCCGACTGAAATTGGAGCAAGCCATTATTGGCAGTGGCTCCGCCATCAACTCTTAATTCCCTAATTCCAATTCCGGAATCAATATTCATCGCATTTACTACTTCCATTGTTTGATAGGCGATACTATCTAATGCTGCACGTGCAATATGTGAAGATGTTGATCCGCGTGTAAGACCAACGATAGTACCACGGGCATCCTGATTCCAGTAGGGGGCACCTAATCCTGTAAAGGCCGGAACAATATATACTCCGTCACTGTCTTTTACTTTGGCGGCTAATTCTTCAACTTCTGCTGATTTTTTAATGATTCCTAGCCCATCCCTAAGCCATTGAATAACTGCACCTGCAACAAAAATGCTTCCTTCAAGTGCATAATTTGTTTGTCCATTAACTTGCCAGGCTATAGTTGTTAATAATTTATTTTTTGATTGGATAGGAGTAGTTCCTGTGTTCATCATTAAAAAGCACCCTGTTCCATACGTGTTTTTCACCATTCCGGGTTCTGTACACATTTGTCCGAATAGAGCGGCTTGCTGATCGCCCGCAATACCGGCAATAGGTAATGCACAATCAAATAATCGGGGAGTGGTCGATCCGTATACCTCACTTGAAGATTTTACTTCAGGTAACATACTTTCGGGGATGTTAAATAACTTCAAAAGCTCTTTATCCCAGCTTAACGTATGGATATTAAAAAGCATGGTTCTGGATGCATTGGTAACATCAGTAATGTGCATTTTGCCTTTGGTGATATTCCAGATAATCCAGCTGTCAATAGTCCCAAAGGCTAAATCTCCATTTTCTGCTTTTCTGCGAACATCATCATCGTTATCAAGTATCCATTTTATTTTAGTTGCTGAAAAGTAAGAATCAATAACTAACCCTGTTTTTTCAGCAATCATTTTCTCTAAGCCTTCTTTTTTAAGTTGTTCGCAATATGCCGAGGTTCGTCTATCTTGCCAAACGATAGCCTTGTAGGCAGGTTTTCCTGTTTTTCTATCCCATACCACAGTTGTTTCCCGCTGATTGGTAATCCCGATTGAATTTATCTGTTCAATATCTAATCCTGCATTTACTATGGCTTCTGTGATAACAGCTGCCTGACTCGACCAAATTTCATTAGCATCATGTTCCACCCAGCCTGGTTTAGGAAAGTATTGTTTAAACTCCTTTTGGCCCACGGAAACTATAGAGCCATTTTTATCAAAAACAATTGCTCTTGAACTGGTTGTGCCTTGATCGATGGAAAGAATGTATTGTTGCATAAAAAGATATTGATAGGTATAGAGGTAAGTTAAAAATATTACCTCGAATGTGCAAAGTGGATAGATTGTTGTACTGGTTAATGTGTTAATAATGAACTTATTATTGATTTTTTTGTTTTTAAATGAAAGGAGGATGTGATGAAAAGCGTATATGTCTTTTTTCAATATTTCTTTTTCTGGCTGTTTATTATTGGGCCGGCAATGCAAGTAATTTCTCTTTTTGCCTTAATAGGAGGCATTCATATGGAATGGTTCGGAATTGTTGGACTCTACGTGTTTGCAGTCGGATTAGGAGGTTTAACCATAACCTTGCTGATAGGTGAGGGATGGTATCCTGAAGAATATAAACCTGATATAGGTTAAAAAATTAAAAAAGTTAAAAAAGCAATTAAACCTTTCGGCATGCATAAAGTCTTAGTAGTATAGTTGTTAATAAAACGGTTCTTGTTTTGGATAGGTAAAACGTTAGATGGGTTGGGATTTGACGTCAAAAGGATCAAAAACCGTAGAAGTTTTCAATAGGTTTGTGTTAGGTTTAGTAATATTTAGTTCGTTGCGCCCCTTGTTTCCAACAACAAGGGGCTGCTTTTTTACTGGGCATTTTATTAGAATTTCTATTTTCGCCACTTAAAACCGAAAACTAAGAAATGAATATTGAAACATTACAAACAATTTGTTCTGCCTTTCCTAAGGTTACAGAAGATATCAAATGGGGTGATCACTTATGCTTTTTGATAGGGGAGAAAATGTTTTGTGTAGGTAGTCTAAGTACAAATTTTACTTGTTCTTTCAAAGCATCTGATGAGGACTTTGTCACATTAACCGAACGGCCATCTATTATACCCGCTCCATACATGGCCCGCCATAAATGGGTTTTAATCGAAGAACCCTCAGCACTTACTTTACAAGAGTGGGAGTTCTATGTTACCAAGTCCTACCAATTGGTTAAGTCGAAGCTGCCGAAGAAGTATCAGTAGGTTTTTAGTTCATGGATCATAGATCATAGAGGTCCATAGTCGATAGTCCATAGACCATAGTGCTTGTATGATTTTAAAAGAGGTAACGATTTATGTTTGGCAAAGAGTGAGATTCAAAGAAGCTAATATAGATTATCTAAGAACCATGGTCTATGGACAATGGACTCAAACCATGAACTATGATCTATGAACCTCAAGCCATGAACCATCAACTAACTTACCTGCTTCGCACTTTCCCGCTGCCGCTGATTGTTTGCGTAATTTGCGGAGAACCGATATAAAGTACATTTCCGCTGCCGCTAATATTAACGGTAAGTAAATCGCTGACATTTACTTCGCAATTTCCTGAACCCGAAATTGTGCTCTTTGCATTTCTGCTTAACAGGCCAAAAGTTTTAATATTTCCTGAACCCGAAATGGTTTGATCTGTGTTAACAGAGTTACCCCATAACTCAATTGTTCCTGAGCCTGAAATATTGCTTCTTAGATTAGTGGTAACAATATCACCTAAATAAATTGATCCGGAACCACTCACGTTAAGTTTAACCTCCTCATTGTATTCGATCGGTGTGTTTTTAATTAAACCGCTTCCGGAGATATCTGCGGACTTGAAATTACTTACAGGGACATAAATATCGATTTTACCATGTTTATACCTTGTGCGATAATCACGGTAATAAACGCTAAGGGTATTATCTGGCTTTAGTTGAGTTACCAGTTCAGGAGCTATGTTGTCTTCAGCATAAATTCTTACGGTCTTAACACTGTCTTTATGCAGTATAATATTGAAATCACCACTGCATTCTACAGCATTTATTTCAGCTAAGGTTCTGGTTTCTGTTATATAATTTCCAGAACCCTCTACTACATCCTTGCAAGAACCAAGTAAAAAAGCAGCAGATAAAAAAATAAATAAGAGCGAATATGTTTTCATTGGGTATGTATTTATCCCCAAAAATAGGAAATAATTACAATGGTCTGTTTTACAGTATTGTAAAGTTTATGTGATGAGAGCATGGAAAAATAACTTTTGTTTAATAGCCGAAACGAAGAAAAAGAAAACTTACAGATTAGTTAC from Solitalea canadensis DSM 3403 encodes:
- the glpK gene encoding glycerol kinase GlpK; this encodes MQQYILSIDQGTTSSRAIVFDKNGSIVSVGQKEFKQYFPKPGWVEHDANEIWSSQAAVITEAIVNAGLDIEQINSIGITNQRETTVVWDRKTGKPAYKAIVWQDRRTSAYCEQLKKEGLEKMIAEKTGLVIDSYFSATKIKWILDNDDDVRRKAENGDLAFGTIDSWIIWNITKGKMHITDVTNASRTMLFNIHTLSWDKELLKLFNIPESMLPEVKSSSEVYGSTTPRLFDCALPIAGIAGDQQAALFGQMCTEPGMVKNTYGTGCFLMMNTGTTPIQSKNKLLTTIAWQVNGQTNYALEGSIFVAGAVIQWLRDGLGIIKKSAEVEELAAKVKDSDGVYIVPAFTGLGAPYWNQDARGTIVGLTRGSTSSHIARAALDSIAYQTMEVVNAMNIDSGIGIRELRVDGGATANNGLLQFQSDILHIPVIRPKITETTALGAAYLAGLATGYWSSIDEIKDLWQEDRRFDPTMEVSEVNYLTKGWEQAIKSALAWTE
- a CDS encoding glycerol-3-phosphate dehydrogenase/oxidase, which produces MKRTEMLAELNSMKGQTWDVIIVGGGATGLGAAVEATTRGYKTLLLEQEDFAKGTSSRSTKLIHGGVRYLQQGNVSLVLEALKERGLLIQNAPHLVHNLSFIVPNYSWWSGPFYGIGLKIYDLLAGKLGLGPSEFLSVTETLKHIPTLEQEGLKGGVIYHDGQFDDSRLAINLAQTAADHQATVLNYFKVSGFIKEDNLIAGVLATDQFDHQEYEIKAKVVINATGVFVDHLMQVDEPDSSKIVAPSQGIHLVFDKKFLPGKSAIMVPNTDDGRVMFAIPWHNKVVVGTTDTPVENPELEPKALPEEIEFILKHASRYLNEDPKIEDVKSVFAGLRPLVKNSNGNNTAALSRDHTILVSQSGLLTITGGKWTTYRRMGQDVIDKACEFCGLEDRNSITTSLKIHGWKQNTDITDPLDCYGSDADGIKLLIKDNPELGERIHVDLPYVKAEVIWSIRNEMAITLEDVLARRTRALLLDAKATVESAATVADLMANEMSKNNEWIDLQVASFRKTASNYML
- a CDS encoding MmcQ/YjbR family DNA-binding protein is translated as MNIETLQTICSAFPKVTEDIKWGDHLCFLIGEKMFCVGSLSTNFTCSFKASDEDFVTLTERPSIIPAPYMARHKWVLIEEPSALTLQEWEFYVTKSYQLVKSKLPKKYQ
- a CDS encoding head GIN domain-containing protein — protein: MKTYSLLFIFLSAAFLLGSCKDVVEGSGNYITETRTLAEINAVECSGDFNIILHKDSVKTVRIYAEDNIAPELVTQLKPDNTLSVYYRDYRTRYKHGKIDIYVPVSNFKSADISGSGLIKNTPIEYNEEVKLNVSGSGSIYLGDIVTTNLRSNISGSGTIELWGNSVNTDQTISGSGNIKTFGLLSRNAKSTISGSGNCEVNVSDLLTVNISGSGNVLYIGSPQITQTISGSGKVRSR